In the Acidimicrobiales bacterium genome, CCCACACCCGCCGCCTCGTCCGCCAACTCGAACAACTCGGCCACCACGTCACCCTGACACCCGCCGCCTAACCAACCACAAACCATTCGGGGCTCCGCCCCGACCTAGGCGCGCCCGCCAGAAGAGCTATTTCGTGTCAGAGCTACAAGCCCCCGTCCCCCGTAGCTCAGAGGATAGAGCGTCGGTTTCCTGACTCCGTTCCGGACTTCCAACTCAGTGGTTCCAGACGGAAAATCCCCGGTCAAGTGGCGTTGCGAGTCCCGTCGCCCCTCACTGTCCCCCACTTTCGGGCAGACTGATTGAAAGTGCTTCGTCGACGGCCCCCGGGTGAAGGGAAAGTGAACCTCAGTTAACCGTTCGCGGGACCTTCTTCAATTTCCCCTGTTGCGGGTTACGGTATAGCAATAGGCGGCCGAGGTCGACGGAGCATGTATGAGGCGGACCCAGAGAATCGCTTTCCTGTGCGGCACGCTATTGCCAGTCACGACTGGGACGATGATGGCCACTCCGCAGTCCCGCGTTGCCGCTCAAACGGCCGCGGCCAACTCCGCCGCGCTCACTGAGCTCCACGGAGCTCTCCACGGCAGCTCGGATAAGGTCTTCGGTATCTCCCCCCAGGGCAACAGCAGCGGGATCTCGACCGTACCGCAGCTGGAGTCGGCGTTGGCCCACCCGATCGAGGTGGTGAATGTGTTCGTGGGATGGGGTGAGACCTTCCCAACGACCAGCGTGAACGCGATCGTGCAGGCCGGCGCGGTCCCCGAACTCTCCTTCGAACCGTGGAACTACACCAAGGGCGTCAACCAGCCGGCGTTCTCGGACAGCGTGATCGCGTCCGGCACCTATGACGCGTACCTCACCCAGTTCGCCCAAGGCGTCGCCGCTTGGCACGGAGAGCTGCTTTTCCGTTACGCGCACGAGATGAACGGGAACTGGTACCCCTGGGCGGCCTCAGTCAATGGGAACACTCCTGCTGCCTACATCGCTGCGTGGCGCCACGTGCACCAGATCTTCTCCAACGCGGGTGCAACGAACGCGCTGTGGGTGTGGTGCCCGAACGCCGGCGGGCCAACGCCGGTAGCGAGCGTCTTTCCCGGAGCGAGCTACGTGAACGTGGTCGGCATGGACGGGTACAACTGGGGCACCACGAGCACGACCAACGGGGGATGGCGGAGCCCCTCACAGATATTCTCTGGGCTGCTCAGCACGGTCAGGTCGGTCGGCCCGGGGCTGCCGATCCTCCTAAACGAGACCGGAAGCGCCGAAGCCGGAGGCAGCAAGGCCACCTGGCTGAACCAACTCTTCAGCTTCGTCGAAGGTCAGTCGGGGCTCGCCGGGGTGGTGTACTCGAACTTCGGATCGCTCTGGCCGCTTACGACGTCTTCAAGCGCGCTGGCCGCGGCAAAGGTCAGCCTCTCGACATACTGATACACGGTCGACTGACCGACCTACCGACGCTGACCGTTAATCGATGAGCGAGATGATCGGGTCGCGCCTGGCTCCCTGGGCCCGGGAAATCAATGGCATCACCACATACACGAGGGCGTACAGGAGGCCAGTCGCCTCCAGGAAGACGAAGTTCAGGGGGCGCATCGTCAGCATCCGATAGATGCCGAGGACGAGCCATAACCCGACGGACGATCCGCCCCATACGGCGATGCCGCGCCAGATCCGCGAGGTCCGACGGGTTGCCGACTTTGCACCGGTCGTCTGCCATCCCTGGCGGCGCCCGCGGAGGATGTCGATGATCGCGAAGAGATGGGACCAGCCGTACAGGGTCTTAGCCATGAGCGCCGACGGTCCGAACCGGCCCTTGTTCCAAAGCGGGAAGATCACGAGGGTGTACGCAGCACTTGGCGCGATCCACAGGTAGTTCTTGAGCTGCACCTGAGCGGGCATGAACGCCAGAAGCAGTATGGGTATCAAGGGAACGAAGAAGGTCGCTGCCGCCGTGTGGATGTAGTAGCAGAACCCCGAGAGATAGCAGCAAAGCTGCGCCGGACGGAGGCGGGCGGACCAGAACTTGCGTGACCGGAGCAAGCTCATCGAACCGGCGCACCATCTGTACTGTTGGGTAAAGAAGGCATCAGGCTCTGAGGGGCACATGCCGGTGGCTAACGGAACCGGGATGTACACGAGCGACCATCCTTTGAGACGGAGGTCGAAACCGGTGTGGACGTCCTCGGAATGCTCTATCAGCGCGGTCCCGCCAATCGTGTCGAGCGCTGCGCGTCGGTAGACCGCGCAGGATCCCACGCAGATGGCCGCGTTCAGCCGGCCTCGGGACACCTGAATCATGCGGTAGAACAGCTCCTGGACCGCTCCGGCGCCGTGCTCCATCCATGTTTGGTGCTTATCCCACCGAAAGTATTGAGGGGTCTGGACTATCCCGACGGTGGGGTCTCTTTCGATGTAGGGCAGGGTCTCCGTTAAGAAGTCCTCCCTCGGCGCGAAGTCCGCGTCGAGTATGACGATGAACTCGCCCTCGGAGTTCTGGTAGGCGTGACGCAGGTTCCCTGCCTTCTTGAACCAGCCCCGGTTGGGGCGCACCAGATACTGGAATCCGTGCACCGAAGCCAGCTCAGCCGCCTCGGGGTCGTCTCCGTCGTCGAGCACGTAGACACTAAGGACGCCTGGATAGCCAGCTTGCAGCCGGGCGACGTTTTGCCACGTGTTGGCAAGGACCCCTAGTTCTTCGCCGCAGATCGGCAACCACACATCGACCGTGGGGAACGCCCGGGGCGCCCAGGACTGGACCAGAGCCCGGTGGGTACTCAGATCAAAGTTCCGGCTGGTCAGGTTCACCCGCAAGGAGATGAGGTAGTAGAAGAGGGTGAACCCCAGAAACGGAACCAGGGCCCACAGCCACAATCCCAAATGGATCAGGTGGACTTGGCTGATGGTCAGGCAGGTGAGGCTCAACATCGACGCGATGAGCAGCACCGCGACCTGCCGATGTACGTAGCTGTACTTCTCCTCGTCGCTTGGCGGGCTTGGCAGAACAAGTGTGCTGACCACATCGCGGGCCGGCGGGCGGTGGATTTCGAGGGATGTCATGACTGGACCGGACGGACCGTCCACACCACGTAGGCGCTACGGCCGTACTCGTCTCTGGTTGCGAAGTTGCCAACCCATCTGTAACGACCGCTGTCGTGAATGGCTTCGGCGACCGCCGTGTCGACTTGTTTTCGTTCTCCGAAATCGAGCGCGATGACGTTGAATGAGCCGTTGTCGACGGCCGCGACATAGGCAGGGATGCCCACCAGGCGGGTTCCGCCGGGGGGCGTGTAGGCAAAGTAGTAGGTGTCCACCCAATGAGACAGCTGGACACGGTCCTGCAGGTAGTAGCGGCCGACGGGGGCGTCGTCCATGAGGACGCGACCGTTCGTGGTGCCGAGAGCCGATCGGATCGCTGCGACGACCGGGTGCGAATTCGGCCACTCGTCAAAGTGACGGTTGGCCTGGGCGATTCCTGCAGCTCCCATGGGGACGAGGATCGTCGACGCCGCCGCGCAGCGGGCGAGGTCGAGTGGTCGCCGTCCGGTCACCCCCGCGAGGATCCACCCCGCCGCGACGGCTCCGAACCATCCCCCGAAGGTCACGTGCTTGGACAAAGACGTGGCGGTGTGGATCCGAGCCTGGTTGGCGGGGGCAAGCAAGACGCTGGAGGCAAGGACAGCCAGAACGCCAACCTGCCACCACGCTGACTTCCGTCTCACCGCAGTAAGGACCGAAACAACCAAGGCCAACGCAGCGAGGCTGGCAATGCCTCCGACCCAGAGCCAGGACAAATGCAACACCCGGTGAACGGAGGCCGTCGAGGGAGCCCGGTTGAGGGTCGTGCTCGCGACCCCGGTCAGATAGGAGCGCGGCGACGCCGCTAGCAGCACCGCTAGTACCATGATCAGACCGGCAGTCAACGTGCCTGAGGCTCTGGCCGCAGCTCGGAGCCCGACCCGTCCCCAGACCGTGAAGAAGGCAAGACCAATCACGACCGGATCGAACAGAGCCGACGCGTACTTGGTCGCGTTCGCAAGGGCGAGTACAGGTATCGCCAGATAGAACCAGCTGCCGGTTCCTGAGGACTCGGCGTTACGCACGACGATCCAGGCCGTACACGCGACGAGCATGAGCGCCATCGCGTCAAACGTGGCGAACGCCCCAAGGAACTGTGTTCCCTGGCTGGTGACGAACACCGCGGCCGCGAACCATCCGGCAGGACGTCCGAACAACCGCGTCGCGGTCAGGTAGCAAAACGAGGTCGCCAAAAGCATGAACACGAGCGACAAGACCCGGGCACCGACCAGGCCTCCGATCGAGTCTGCGATCCCAGCCAGGACCGGGTAGATGGTGGGTGCGCCGGAGAAGTAAGTCGGGAAGTGCAAGTCCGGCGTGCGGTGGAACCACGACCTGACCACGTACTTGCCCGCGGAGATGTAAGTGGCCTCGTCGAGGAAAGCGGTGTTGCGCGCAAGCAGCCGCGCCGAAAGCCACGCCTGGACGGCGAGGATCGCTGCTAATGGCACGTGGTTTGGCGCCCGCCTCAGAGCCGTTCTGACCAGGCCGTGGCGGGACCTCGTCAGCCGAGCAAGGTGCCGAAGGAAGCGTGCCCCTTCCTTGAAGCCTGCCTTGGAATCGCCATGGACGCGCCGGTCGAACCGGAACGGAATCTCGATAACCCTTTGGCGGGGTGCTCGGGCCAGCAGCTCGAGCAGGATCTTGAAGCCCTCGCCACGTAGATCTAGCGCGTCGATCGTCCGGCGTGAAACAGCGAAGAATCCCGACATCGGATCCCGGACTCCCCTCGACGGCGGTACGAGGACGTGCACCATGGCGACGAAAAGACGGGAGACCATGCGCCTGGCCTTGCCGCTGAGACCGGCTGCGGAGGCGCCGCTGACATAACGGCTCGCTATCGCAATGTCAGACTCCTCGCGCAACACCGGACCGACGAGTTCGCGGACAACCTCTGGTGGGTGTTGAAGGTCACCGTCCATGACGACGATCACCCAGGCGTCCGATTGCTGAAAACCGGCTGCTACCGCGCCGGACAGACCGCCCCGCCTTTCCCCGGGAAGGCGATGCAGCAAGGACAGGTTGTCGTGGTCGGCGCGCAGGTCGGCGACGGTCGCCGGCGTTCGGTCGTCGCTGTCGTCGACGAAGAGCACGCTCCACGACCAGCTCGAGTCGCCGAGCGAGTCTTCCAGGCGTTCGATGAGCATCGGGATGTTCGCCGCCTCGTTGCGGGTGGGGACGACGATGCAGAGATCCGCCCGCTCGGTTTCGCTGACCCTCGCGGTGAGCGCGCCCGACCCGGGGCGTGTAGGTGCAGAAGATGCGGCTCCTGTCAAGGTGGCTCCGTAGGGGGTGGTCGGAGAGTTAGGACGACTTCTGGTGGTGAAAGGTGGCGTTTGTCGCTACCCCGTTTTGGTTGCGGCGAATGGGTAACACAACGTCAACCCAGGCATCAAGCAGATCCGCTACGAATTGAAGACTGTTAGCGAAGCCGTAACACACGGTGATATCTGTGCGTCGTTGGACACGATCCGGAAACCGAGACTTATAGACCGTTTAACTTCCGGGGCTTGGAAAGTGGCTTTGAAAGTGCTTCATGACCGCCGTGCCGTAAGCACCGTGCGGGCTGCCGGAGTAGTCGGTGATCAACGAAGGACCATGGCATCCTGGCCAGGTGTTCCAAGCCCAGGCGAGGTAACCGATTCGCCGCGCGTCGAGCCAACTCATCAGCGGACGAACGTAAGCCGACCGGCAATCGGTCTCGCCGAACTCCGTGACCGCCACCGGGGTGGTCCCGGTCTGGGAGAGTTGCCTGGTCCAGCAACTCGACGCGCAATGCTGCGGGCCGTAGATGTGCCAGGCAGCCGCGATCGACCGATCCGGATCAGCAGGCCTGTAAACCGACCACTGGCTCAGGTCGGCCCCACGGGAGAGGCCGTCGAGGAACAGTACGTTCTTGGCGCCCGCCCCCCGGATCGTGTGGACCAACGACTGCATACCAACGGCCTGGTACTGCCTGCCGTCCTCTGCCGACGTGGTGCAACCGTCGCGCCAGCACGACCAGCTCACACCGTAGGGCTCGTTGTAGAGCTCGAACACTACGTACGGATCGTTGCCGTACGTAGATGCCACCTGACGCCAAAAGGCGACGGAATGATCGGCGTCGGGCATCCTTTGCTGGCTCCGCGCCTGAACATTCGCGGGGGCCGACCAGTGAAGATCGAGGTCGACCACTATCCGCCTGCGTTGCAGCAGAGTGACGAAGGCCTCGATGGCCGCCCGGTAGCTCGATGCGGGCAAGCCCGAGGGGAGGCCGTTGATCCCTAGCCAGCAGTCCTCATTTATAGGGATCCGCACGATGTCGATGTGCCAGCGATCCATGGCACCGACGGCGCTCGCGGAGCTCGGACCGGCGAACACGCCGCCTCGATTCAAGCACTCGTACTCGGTCCCAGAGACCGACACCCCGCCGAGTTGAACTGGGCTTCCCGCGGCGTTCACTAGCCGAGCGCCGGCGACGCGAACACCGCCAACCGGGCGGGCGACGGCCGGGTCGTGGGAGGCTCGGACGAAACCGAGGATCGCCGCGACAGAGCCGAGCAGGGCAATGGCCGCGGCGGCCACGACTGCTCTGGACGATCGAGCCCTGTTCTGTCGAGAGACGGCATTCAACAGTCCCCAGTTTGTCGGCGCAGCGCGGGACCGACGAACCGGAGCCCCAAGGCATCGCTTCTCAGTGCATCGGCACGTGGGTGCGCCCCAGCTGTCCCGCGTGTTGCGGGCGGGCAAGAAAAAGCACAGGCGTGCGACTCGAATTCCCCGCTGTTTATGGACCGGAAACCGGTTCGAAATACGAGCGTAGGAAGACTGACCCCGCAATACACATCGAAATAGCGCCGGCGACGCCGCCGGAGGCCAAGGAGAATTCACAACGGTGCTGGGGACCAGACTCTTTCGGTTCAGCCTTGTCGCGGTCGTGCTCGTCTTCGCTGGCGGACTGTCAGCGGCCGCCCGTGCCTCCTCAACGACGCGTCAGCTCGGTCTCGGTCAGTCGCTGTTTTGGGACGGCGGATACGTGGGCAGCTCGAATGTCGACCTCCCGGGATCGGCCGCGTGCCATGTGGAGCACTGCTTCGATTATCCGCTCAAGGTGGCCGCCGGTGGATGGCGGCTGCGCGTGGCCATCGACACACCCGACCGGGCCAACGAATTCGAGATCGATCTCATCGATCCGTCCGGCAAGACTGTAACGAGTCAGAGCAACTCGGCCCAGACCCAGTTCGACATGGAGCTCTACGCCCTGCATCCGGTCGCCGGTACCTGGACGGTCCAGGTCGTGCCGCAGATGGTTCAGAACGCAGCGTTCAAGTTGAGGGCGATGCTGGAGACCGGACCGCTGGTCTTCGAGCACAAGACCTTGCTGCTTCCCAACCTCAAGGTTACGCCACCCTACGGGTTCACATTCGTAGCACCAGCGAACCCCGCCAATGCCTATGCCCCCGACGGGGTGAACCCACCTCTCGAGGTGGCCGGCGAGGCGCCGCTGTCATGCACGCCCGACGAGACGCTCAACATAGGCCCGAACGACATGCCCGGCTCCGACCATCCGATGCGATGCCTGCGTTTCACGACCGGGCCCCGCGACGCCGGGCCGGGGACCTTCGAGATCGACTACAACCCCAGCGCCGGGGCGGCCAACCTCAACGACGTCCCAGCGTTCCAGCGGCTGTATTACAGCGACGGGACCTCGTTCGTGCGGCCTGCCGGGCACGTCGAATTCCACGACACCCATGGCCACTTCCACTACGACGGGTTCCTCAAGTTCCAGCTCTACCACGTCGGGGCGAACCACACGCTCAGCCGCGCCGGATCTGGGACCAAGGTGGGGCTTTGCCCGGCGGACGAGCTCTTCGCCGACTGGCGCACCTTCAACCAAAATGAGATCCCGGCGGAGACCTTCACCGCGAACTGCGGGTACACCACCGGACAGGCCAGCCTGGGTCTCAACGTCGGCTGGGGTGACGTGTACAAATGGCAGCGCCCCGGCCAGTACGTGGACTTCACCGGCGACGGTGACGGTTACTACCTGCTCGATGTAGTCGTCAACGCATCCAACCAGGCGCAAACCGTCTCCAACGACCAGAACGTCGGCTATGCCTACATCCACGTAGTAGGTGACAACGTCAGCATCATCGAACGAGGCCAGGGCAACAGCCCGTGGGACCCCGACAAGATCGTCTTCACCGACCAATCTTGACGACCTCCTCCAGGAGGCCTCGTCCCTACTCGGTACCGTCACGATGAAGGAGACCGTCAACGAGGCCTTGGAGTCGGTAGTCCTGGCGGCACGCCAGCGCCGACATGCCGACCGCCTTGCGGCCATGCGTGGACTAGATCTCAACAAGCCCAGGGTGATGGCTGGGGCGTGGCGCTAAGCGCCTCGCATCTGGCCGACAAGAGCGCTCTGGCTCGCATCACGCTGCCAGCGGTCGCGGCTCGACTCCGACCGCTGCTGGAAAAAGGCTTCGTCGCTACCTGCGCCATCGTCGACCTCGAAGTTC is a window encoding:
- a CDS encoding glycosyl hydrolase, with amino-acid sequence MATPQSRVAAQTAAANSAALTELHGALHGSSDKVFGISPQGNSSGISTVPQLESALAHPIEVVNVFVGWGETFPTTSVNAIVQAGAVPELSFEPWNYTKGVNQPAFSDSVIASGTYDAYLTQFAQGVAAWHGELLFRYAHEMNGNWYPWAASVNGNTPAAYIAAWRHVHQIFSNAGATNALWVWCPNAGGPTPVASVFPGASYVNVVGMDGYNWGTTSTTNGGWRSPSQIFSGLLSTVRSVGPGLPILLNETGSAEAGGSKATWLNQLFSFVEGQSGLAGVVYSNFGSLWPLTTSSSALAAAKVSLSTY
- a CDS encoding glycosyltransferase family 2 protein; this encodes MTSLEIHRPPARDVVSTLVLPSPPSDEEKYSYVHRQVAVLLIASMLSLTCLTISQVHLIHLGLWLWALVPFLGFTLFYYLISLRVNLTSRNFDLSTHRALVQSWAPRAFPTVDVWLPICGEELGVLANTWQNVARLQAGYPGVLSVYVLDDGDDPEAAELASVHGFQYLVRPNRGWFKKAGNLRHAYQNSEGEFIVILDADFAPREDFLTETLPYIERDPTVGIVQTPQYFRWDKHQTWMEHGAGAVQELFYRMIQVSRGRLNAAICVGSCAVYRRAALDTIGGTALIEHSEDVHTGFDLRLKGWSLVYIPVPLATGMCPSEPDAFFTQQYRWCAGSMSLLRSRKFWSARLRPAQLCCYLSGFCYYIHTAAATFFVPLIPILLLAFMPAQVQLKNYLWIAPSAAYTLVIFPLWNKGRFGPSALMAKTLYGWSHLFAIIDILRGRRQGWQTTGAKSATRRTSRIWRGIAVWGGSSVGLWLVLGIYRMLTMRPLNFVFLEATGLLYALVYVVMPLISRAQGARRDPIISLID
- a CDS encoding glycosyltransferase; protein product: MTGAASSAPTRPGSGALTARVSETERADLCIVVPTRNEAANIPMLIERLEDSLGDSSWSWSVLFVDDSDDRTPATVADLRADHDNLSLLHRLPGERRGGLSGAVAAGFQQSDAWVIVVMDGDLQHPPEVVRELVGPVLREESDIAIASRYVSGASAAGLSGKARRMVSRLFVAMVHVLVPPSRGVRDPMSGFFAVSRRTIDALDLRGEGFKILLELLARAPRQRVIEIPFRFDRRVHGDSKAGFKEGARFLRHLARLTRSRHGLVRTALRRAPNHVPLAAILAVQAWLSARLLARNTAFLDEATYISAGKYVVRSWFHRTPDLHFPTYFSGAPTIYPVLAGIADSIGGLVGARVLSLVFMLLATSFCYLTATRLFGRPAGWFAAAVFVTSQGTQFLGAFATFDAMALMLVACTAWIVVRNAESSGTGSWFYLAIPVLALANATKYASALFDPVVIGLAFFTVWGRVGLRAAARASGTLTAGLIMVLAVLLAASPRSYLTGVASTTLNRAPSTASVHRVLHLSWLWVGGIASLAALALVVSVLTAVRRKSAWWQVGVLAVLASSVLLAPANQARIHTATSLSKHVTFGGWFGAVAAGWILAGVTGRRPLDLARCAAASTILVPMGAAGIAQANRHFDEWPNSHPVVAAIRSALGTTNGRVLMDDAPVGRYYLQDRVQLSHWVDTYYFAYTPPGGTRLVGIPAYVAAVDNGSFNVIALDFGERKQVDTAVAEAIHDSGRYRWVGNFATRDEYGRSAYVVWTVRPVQS
- a CDS encoding cellulase family glycosylhydrolase, with product MAAAAIALLGSVAAILGFVRASHDPAVARPVGGVRVAGARLVNAAGSPVQLGGVSVSGTEYECLNRGGVFAGPSSASAVGAMDRWHIDIVRIPINEDCWLGINGLPSGLPASSYRAAIEAFVTLLQRRRIVVDLDLHWSAPANVQARSQQRMPDADHSVAFWRQVASTYGNDPYVVFELYNEPYGVSWSCWRDGCTTSAEDGRQYQAVGMQSLVHTIRGAGAKNVLFLDGLSRGADLSQWSVYRPADPDRSIAAAWHIYGPQHCASSCWTRQLSQTGTTPVAVTEFGETDCRSAYVRPLMSWLDARRIGYLAWAWNTWPGCHGPSLITDYSGSPHGAYGTAVMKHFQSHFPSPGS
- a CDS encoding lysyl oxidase family protein, with protein sequence MLGTRLFRFSLVAVVLVFAGGLSAAARASSTTRQLGLGQSLFWDGGYVGSSNVDLPGSAACHVEHCFDYPLKVAAGGWRLRVAIDTPDRANEFEIDLIDPSGKTVTSQSNSAQTQFDMELYALHPVAGTWTVQVVPQMVQNAAFKLRAMLETGPLVFEHKTLLLPNLKVTPPYGFTFVAPANPANAYAPDGVNPPLEVAGEAPLSCTPDETLNIGPNDMPGSDHPMRCLRFTTGPRDAGPGTFEIDYNPSAGAANLNDVPAFQRLYYSDGTSFVRPAGHVEFHDTHGHFHYDGFLKFQLYHVGANHTLSRAGSGTKVGLCPADELFADWRTFNQNEIPAETFTANCGYTTGQASLGLNVGWGDVYKWQRPGQYVDFTGDGDGYYLLDVVVNASNQAQTVSNDQNVGYAYIHVVGDNVSIIERGQGNSPWDPDKIVFTDQS